The Zalophus californianus isolate mZalCal1 chromosome 7, mZalCal1.pri.v2, whole genome shotgun sequence genome includes a region encoding these proteins:
- the GJA1 gene encoding gap junction alpha-1 protein produces the protein MGDWSALGKLLDKVQAYSTAGGKVWLSVLFIFRILLLGTAVESAWGDEQSAFRCNTQQPGCENVCYDKSFPISHVRFWVLQIIFVSVPTLLYLAHVFYVMRKEEKLNKKEEELKVAQTDGVNVEMHLKQIEIKKFKYGIEEHGKVKMRGGLLRTYIISILFKSVFEVAFLLIQWYIYGFSLSAVYTCKRDPCPHQVDCFLSRPTEKTIFIIFMLVVSLVSLALNIIELFYVFFKGVKDRVKGKSDPYHATTGPLSPSKDCGSPKYAYFNGCSSPTAPLSPMSPPGYKLVTGDRNNSSCRNYNKQASEQNWANYSAEQNRMGQAGSTISNSHAQPFDFPDDNQNSKKLATGHELQPLAIVDQRPSSRASSRASSRPRPDDLEI, from the coding sequence ATGGGTGACTGGAGTGCCTTAGGCAAACTCCTTGACAAGGTTCAAGCCTATTCTACCGCTGGAGGGAAGGTGTGGCTGtctgtccttttcattttccGAATTCTGCTACTGGGGACAGCAGTTGAGTCGGCCTGGGGTGATGAGCAGTCTGCCTTTCGTTGTAACACTCAACAACCTGGTTGTGAAAATGTCTGCTACGACAaatccttccccatctctcaTGTACGCTTCTGGGTCCTGCAGATCATATTTGTGTCTGTTCCCACACTCTTGTACCTGGCTCATGTGTTCTACGTGATGCGGAAGGAAGAGAAACTgaacaagaaggaggaggaaCTCAAAGTTGCCCAAACGGATGGTGTCAACGTGGAAATGCACTTGAAGCAGATTGAAATAAAGAAGTTCAAGTATGGTATTGAAGAGCATGGCAAGGTGAAAATGCGAGGGGGCCTGCTGCGAACCTACATCATCAGTATCCTCTTTAAGTCTGTCTTCGAGGTGGCCTTCTTGCTGATCCAGTGGTACATCTATGGATTCAGCTTGAGTGCCGTTTACACTTGCAAAAGAGATCCCTGCCCTCATCAAGTAGACTGCTTCCTCTCTCGCCCCACAGAGAAAACCATCTTCATCATCTTCATGCTGGTAGTGTCCCTGGTGTCTCTTGCCTTGAACATCATCGAACTCTTCTATGTCTTCTTCAAGGGTGTTAAGGATCGTGTGAAGGGGAAGAGCGATCCTTACCATGCTACCACTGGTCCACTGAGCCCCTCCAAAGACTGTGGATCTCCGAAATATGCATATTTCAATGGCTGCTCCTCACCCACAGCTCCCCTCTCTCCCATGTCTCCTCCTGGGTACAAGCTGGTTACTGGAGACAGAAATAATTCTTCCTGCCGCAATTACAACAAACAAGCAAGTGAGCAAAACTGGGCTAATTACAGTGCAGAGCAAAATCGAATGGGGCAGGCCGGAAGCACCATCTCCAACTCCCATGCACAGccttttgatttccctgatgacaaccAGAATTCTAAAAAACTAGCTACTGGGCATGAACTGCAACCACTAGCCATTGTGGACCAGCGGCCTTCCAGCAGAGCCAGCAGCCGTGCCAGCAGCCGACCTCGGCCTGATGACCTGGAGATCTAG